A single window of Apus apus isolate bApuApu2 chromosome 18, bApuApu2.pri.cur, whole genome shotgun sequence DNA harbors:
- the NUFIP2 gene encoding FMR1-interacting protein NUFIP2: MEEQPHHHHHHHYYYYGHHHHHPQSAYLPPPDGRAQPKPPLRHEHKHGGPQHQETPKRRTGYGELNGNAGEREVSLKGLCSDEATTPGSRVPNGGQQLVDTNVTPKQTVKAGALGKAGIKPKNFIQKNSMDKKNEKPYENKLRESQSSDKPEGVSVPNGVVTNNSSYITNGYVGKGADNDGSGSESGYTTPKKRKGRRNSAKGCENLNLVQDKIMQQEVSAPTLKQELESFKPDYSEQKGNRIENTKPVWKYEAGAGGAARGKPGIGDVQRKNSDAKPGISSKKFDDRPKGKHASSATSKEDSWTLFKPPPVFPVDNSSAKIVPKISYASKVKENLNKAAQTPSTSSSSSSSSAGETQAQTSSRLSQVPMSAMKSVTSANFSNGPILAGTDGSVYSPGTQPLLSTAASTVPSASSEAGPQDTSTASTALEQKKSSLFIYPSNMQTVLLGTAQVDFPSQTNQQNLGDIFQNQWGLSFINEPSAGPETVAGKSADNQLMEVTFQGEYPAALVSQCAEILPSGTEQPVFPKAYELDKRTSPQILSAILKPGTAVEGGVLALESHHTGDLQKADTGSQGALVFLSKDYEVENPLASPTNNLLASAKEQRYQRGLERKDSWGSFDLRAAIIYHTKEMESVLNLQKQDPKRIIIYDEAMDRPDQ; the protein is encoded by the exons ATGGAGGagcagccccaccaccaccaccaccaccattaCTACTACTAcggccaccaccaccaccacccgCAGAGCGCTTACCTGCCGCCGCCCGACGGCCGAGCCCAGCCCAAGCCGCCGCTCCGGCACGAGCACAAGCACGGGGGGCCGCAGCACCAGGAGACGCCGAAACGGAGAACAG GCTACGGAGAGCTAAATGGTAACgcaggagaaagagaagtgtCATTAAAGGGCCTGTGCTCTGATGAAGCCACCACCCCAGGATCCAGGGTTCCCAATGGTGGCCAGCAGCTTGTAGACACTAATGTGACCCCAAAGCAGACTGTGAAGGCTGGTGCTTTGGGGAAAGCTGGAATCAAACCCAAGAACTTCATTCAGAAGAATAGCATGGACAAAAAGAATGAGAAGCCCTATGAAAATAAACTCAGAGAAAGCCAGTCCTCAGACAAGCCAGAGGGAGTGTCTGTCCCAAACGGTGTGGTAACCAATAATTCGAGTTATATCACCAATGGCTACGTAGGCAAAGGGGCTGACAACGATGGCAGTGGCTCTGAGAGTGGATATACTACacctaaaaaaaggaaaggcaggCGCAACAGTGCCAAAGGTTGTGAGAACTTGAATCTAGTACAGGACAAAATAATGCAACAGGAGGTCAGTGCACCAACCTTAAAACAGGAACTTGAGAGTTTCAAGCCTGATTATAGTGAACAAAAGGGGAACCGAATTGAAAATACTAAGCCTGTTTGGAAATAtgaggctggggctggtggagcagcCCGGGGAAAGCCTGGGATTGGGGATGTACAGCGAAAAAACTCTGATGCCAAACCTGGAATTAGCAGCAAGAAGTTTGACGACCGGCCCAAAGGGAAGCACGCGTCGTCAGCTACATCTAAAGAGGACTCGTGGACCTTATTTAAACCACCCCCAGTTTTCCCAGTGGATAACAGCAGTGCTAAAATTGTTCCCAAAATAAGTTACGCAAGCAAAGTTAAAGAAAACCTCAACAAAGCAGCTCAAACCCCATCCACGTCGTCTTCGTCATCTTCATCatctgctggggaaactcaggCCCAAACATCAAGTCGACTGTCCCAGGTCCCCATGTCTGCTATGAAATCTGTTACTTCTGCTAATTTCTCGAATGGGCCAATTCTGGCAGGGACTGATGGAAGTGTCTATTCTCCAGGGACCCAGCCACTGCTCTCAACTGCTGCTAGTACTGTCCCATCAGCCTCCTCCGAGGCCGGACCCCAGGACACGAGTACAGCTTCAACAGCTCTCGAACAAAAGAAATCCAGCCTTTTTATCTACCCTTCAAATATGCAAACTGTGCTTCTGGGTACAGCGCAAGTCGATTTCCCATCACAGACCAATCAGCAGAATCTGGGGGATATATTCCAGAATCAGTGGGGCTTGTCTTTCATCAACGAGCCCAGTGCTGGGCCTGAAACTGTTGCGGGGAAATCGGCAGATAATCAGTTAATGGAAGTGACATTTCAAGGGGAATATCCTGCCGCTTTGGTTTCACAGTGTGCTGAAATCCTTCCCTCAGGAACTGAACAACCTGTGTTTCCTAAGGCTTATGAGCTGGATAAACGGACTAGCCCTCAAATTCTTAGTGCTATTCTTAAGCCTGGGACTGCTGTTGAGGGTGGTGTCTTAGCTTTGGAGTCGCATCACACAGGTGACCTACAAAAGGCAGACACCGGTAGCCAAGGTGCTTTagtgtttctttcaaaagaCTATGAAGTAGAGAATCCTCTGGCCTCTCCCACGAACAATTTGCTAGCCTCCGCCAAAGAACAGAGGTACCAGAGAGGCCTAGAAAGGAAAGATAGCTGGGGTTCTTTTGACCTGAGGGCTGCTATTATATATCACACTAAAG AAATGGAATCTGTTTTGAATTTGCAGAAGCAAG atccCAAAAGGATAATCATTTACGATGAAGCCATGGATCGCCCGGATCAATGA
- the CRYBA1 gene encoding LOW QUALITY PROTEIN: beta-crystallin A3 (The sequence of the model RefSeq protein was modified relative to this genomic sequence to represent the inferred CDS: deleted 1 base in 1 codon), which produces MGEAAVPPELDTVAAAKMAQTNPLPVPMGPWKSIRSRGRENRQPQPCHPPVPERLRSSLQTAPLPRELISAGITVYDQENFQGKRMEFTSACPNIMECGFDNIRSLKVECGAWVGYEHTGFCGQQFILERGEYPRWDAWSGSNAYHIERLMSFRPVCSANHKESKITLFEKDNFIGRQWEISDDYPSLQAMGWANNEVGSMKIQCGAWVCYQYPGYRGYQYVLESDHHGGDYKHWREWGSHAQTSQIQSIRRVQQ; this is translated from the exons ATGGGTGAAGCAGCAGTA CCGCCTGAGCTAG aCACCGTTGCAGCAGCAAAGATGGCTCAGACAAACCCTCTGCCTGTCCCCATGGGCCCATGGAAG AGCATTCGGAGCAGAGGCCGGGAGAACCGccagccacagccctgccacCCGCCCGTCCCAGAACGGCTCCGCTCCTCTCTCCAGACGGCACCGCTGCCCCGGGAACTGATCTCCGCAGGG ATCACCGTGTACGACCAAGAAAACTTCCAGGGCAAGAGGATGGAGTTCACTTCAGCCTGTCCAAACATCATGGAGTGCGGCTTCGACAACATCCGCTCGCTGAAGGTGGAGTGCGGCGC CTGGGTCGGTTACGAGCACACCGGCTTCTGTGGGCAGCAGTTCATCCTGGAGAGGGGAGAGTACCCACGCTGGGACGCCTGGAGCGGCAGCAACGCCTACCACATCGAGCGCCTGATGTCCTTCCGCCCCGTCTGCTCCGCT AATCATAAAGAATCCAAGATCACCCTCTTTGAGAAGGACAACTTCATTGGCCGCCAGTGGGAGATCAGTGACGATTACCCCTCGCTGCAGGCCATGGGCTGGGCCAACAACGAAGTGGGCTCCATGAAGATCCAGTGCGGCGC ctgGGTTTGCTACCAATATCCTGGGTACCGTGGCTACCAGTATGTCCTGGAGTCTGACCACCACGGAGGAGACTACAAGCACTGGAGAGAGTGGGGTTCGCATGCCCAGACCTCCCAGATCCAATCCATCAGGCGTGTCCAGCAGTAG